In Crinalium epipsammum PCC 9333, the genomic window CTGGGTAGTAGTCTGATGCCATAAAATTATTTTCTGCAAAGATATTGAATTATTAATTTTGTTAACCTAGCTGAACTTAAAATTTTTCACTCTTTGTTAAATTTTTTGAAGATATTCTGGCGGAACCTGTTCCACTAGCCAAACTCCATTATCAGAACAGTAAAACTTGAATTTATCTTGATACATCCCTGCGGCATCAACAGTAAAAACTACTGGAATACCATGTCTTTTTCCCACAGCTTTGGCTGTTGCTACGTCTGTTGATAAGTGAACATGATGCCGAGACATTTGGCAAATACCTGTACTAAGTATAGATTCAACTGCATTAGCGCCTGTACCGTGATATAGCACATCTGGGGGGATTTGAGTTTGTAAGTGCAAATCTACGTCTATACTATGTCCTTGGTTGGCACGAATTAGTTTACCTGTAGAGTCAAAGGAAAAGCGTTTTTTGTCATTAGTTGCTACTACTTTGTTAAGTTCATCATAGGTTATGGGAAATGAATGATTGCTACAGGCTGCTAGTAATTCATCGACGGCAACCCATCCTCCTGAAGATATTTTAATACCTATTCGCTCAGGTTGATGTCGCAAATGTTTGCTAAGATATTTGCTGATTTTAACTAAACGATGATTTTCCATGGTTTACATATTGTGAATACATAATTGATGCCCTATAAGATTTGTCGTTTTTGTCCTATTTTGGGGAATTAACCGCACAGAAACGCAGATGCGGGCGCAGGTTTACCGCAGGTTATACAGATGTAACAATTGATGAAATCAAGAGATATATTAAATTATAAAAATTTAATATGTAATCAAATATTTCAAAATTTAAAGTATTAAATTTGTGGATGTTTTAAAGCAAGGTTAATTTATATGAACTGACTCACGTGATGGCAACTCATTTGCTTAAGGCTGAGATTGAATTTGGACGATCGCACTTTTTACATAACCACGACGTAATTTAATATACTGATTATACTACCAGTATACTACAGAAAAAGCAAGGGTATAAAAATGCGATTCCTTACTCCTAGCCCCTCTGGGGCGGCTCCGCCAACGGAGTCGCTCCGCGATTTTTCTGCGCTAGCAGTACGGACAGCTATGCGCTACGCGCAGGCTACGCCAACGCTAACGCACCCTTTACCCCTGACTAATCTGTATTTCCGCGCCTACTTCTGGACAATTAAAAGATTTCCAAGCATTACCACTACGCAGAAATAGTTCCATCCAGCGAGTTTCTTCGCCTTGGGTATTTGTCCAACCACTGCTACCAGAGCCTAACTAAGCAATACAAAATCCAGCAGCTAAGGTAGCGAAAGGAGGTACAGGTGTCAGGATTGGTTCAGCATCAGGTAAATATAACCTAATGCGTTGCACTACTTCACTAAAAGCCAGGTCGCCAAAGCCATAATCAGCAATAATGTGAACTAGCATTTATTTTCCTCACTGAGTTTTTACAATTAGCAATCACCAATCACCTATATCTAACTTCTTTCAGGAGTATCCCCAGTAATTAAAATTTTTAGGAAACTCCAAACGAGAGAGAAAAACGCCGATGCAAACACTACGAGCATTAACATTGCTAAGGCTGAAAAAGGAGCCACTATCGTAAGTAGTAACCCGCACAACAGCAAAATCATTATTAATGACTTATTCATCTATATTTTTGCCATCAACTACTTGTATACTTTCACCCTATGTACTCGAACTGAGATTTACCTCTAGCCTGGGTGACAATCTTTTTTGATCAAAAATCACTCCTCACCGATCACCGTATACGGCTCTAGAACTGCATTTCAGACCTTTGGGGGATGCTATTAATTGGAATAATCGGTAAATATTGCTTACACATTGTTATTTTTGTAGCAATATAAGGTTGATGTTCCACTAATCGTGAGATTACTCGGAATTAAAATGTAATGAGGGAACTACCATGTTTCAAAGTACGGGAATTATCCTGGGCTTAAACAAATTGTCGTTATGGATGGCACAAGTTCCAGTAGATAATGCAGTTGACTCTCCCGAAAGAGCGGCTCTAGTATTTTCTGGACCTAAATTTTTTATTGCTTTGGTTGCTGGGGTAGTACTGGCGTTTGCGGTGCAGTTTGTTTTAACAAACTTATCCGTCGCTGTCGGGATTTCCTATCTGGGACATAAATCCGACTCAGACTCAAACGATCATCATAACAATAATGATGATTCCGGCAGCGTTGGCGGCACAATCCGCAAAATCGGTACTGCGGTTGGAATCTGGACATTAATAACTGTCACTATTGCGTTATTAATTGCTTGTTACCTAGCAGTTAAACTAACCTTGATTACCGATGCTGGACTCGGCGCGATCGTTGGTTTAGTGATCTGGGCAACCTACTTCTCACTGCTAGTTTGGGTGAGTTCCACAACGGTAGGTTCCTTAATAGGTGCAGTAGTTAATACTGCAACTTCTGGGTTTCAATCAATTTTGGGTACAGCCGCCGCCGCTATCGGCGCTAAAGCTGCAAGCAATCAAGTTGTTGCTACGGCTGAAGCAGCAGCAAATGCTATTAGGCGGGAATTCACTGCGGGGCTTGATCCTGTTAGTATGCGGGAAACCGTAGAGGAGTATATCCAATCTCTACGCCCACCAGAATTAGATATCAAGTCAATTCGTCAAGAATTTGAAAAAATTCTCAATGATCCGCAGTTGAAAGAGGTTGCTGTAGGTGGTGGCTTGGCTACTATTGGTAGACAGCAATTATTAGATTTAGTTAGCAGTCGCACTGATTTATCAAAACGAGATGTAAATCGGATTGCTGATCAACTCGAAGCAGTTTGGAAGCAAACCGTTGGTCAGTTCCCCCAGGCAGGGCAACAGCTACAGCCGCAGCAACCTGACTGGATGAAGGATTTGATGAATTATCTCAAGTCTGCTCAACCCGATCAGTTACGGCAAGAAATTACAGGTAGAATTGACCAAGTAATGGGAATGATTCAACCCAATAACCGCCAAGGTGAGGGTAAGGATCAAGAAAGCCCTAGCATGGTGGATCAAGCCATGATGTTAGGTTTCAATGCCTTGATGAGTACGGTGATGGGTCGTACTGATTTGTCGCAGTTGGATGTACAACAAATCCTTGAACAGTTAAAAACGGCTAGGGATAAAGTCAGCGATCAAGCTGGTCAAATTACTGCTCAAGTTAAGGGCGAACCTACGTCAAGTCCTATCCGTACAGATGTAGAAAACTATCTGCTCCAGGCTTATGCTTGGAAGATGAATCCGCAGACTGTGGCGCGGGAGTTTAAAGATGTACTTTATGACCCGCAAGCAGATCCAGGTACTGTTCATCGGGAAGTAGATCAGCTATCACGTCAAGATTTTGTCAATTTGCTGCAACAGCGAGGTTTGTTTACTCAAGACAAAATCAATCAAATTGCTGATCAGCTAGAAAGTATTCGCAAGGAAGTTGTATTTACAACTAAAACTGCTGAAGAGCAACAGCAAAAAGAAGATTTACGGCGACGGGTTGAAGGTTATATCTTGTTAAGCAAGAAGGAAGATTTGACCAAGGACGCGATCGCTCGTGATTTTGCAGAGGTGTTGCATGATCAAGACGCTGATACTGCAACTCTCAAAGAACGCTTCAGTCAGCTTGACCGTGATAGTTTGTTGCAAATCTTCACTCAGCGCCAGCCCCAAGACATTACTGCTGACGAAGCACAGGCAATTGTTAATGATTTAGAAGCACAGCGCGATCGCTCTCTGCTACAAGCTGAGGATTTGGCAACACAAGCAAAAGCTCAAGCTGAAACTGTGTGGCTGAATTTAGAATCTTATCTGCAAAATACTGGTAAGGATGAACTTAATCCCGAAGGTATTAAACGCGATATCAGCAAATTGCTTGATGATCCTCAAGCTGGGATGGGGGCAATTCGCGCCCGCTTGTCTCGCTTCGACCGCGATACTTTAGTAAAATTACTCAGTCAGCGCCAAGATTTGAGTGAGGAACAAGTCAATCAAACTATTGATCAAGTTCAAAGTACCTGGAGTAGTGCTTTAAAGGCTCCGCAAAAAGTAGCGGATAAAGCTAAAGACCAGTACGACCAAATTACAACATCTATTACTGAGTATCTGCGTAACACTGGTAAGGATGAACTCAATCCTGAAGGGATTCAGCGCGATTTAACTAAGCTATTGCAAAATCCGAAATCGGGTGCTACAGCTTTGCGCGATCGCCTTTCCCGCGTTGATCGTGATACTTTAGTTAAGCTGTTGAGTCAACGGCAAGATTTGAGTGAAGCACAAGTCAATCAAGTGATTGATCAAGTGCAAGGAACGATTCAAGGTATTATTAAAGCACCTCGACGGTTTGCTGCTCGGACTCAACAAGGCGTACAAGATTTTCAATCTACCCTGGAAGATTACCTGCGTAATACTGGTAAAGAAGAACTCAATCCAGAAGGGGTTAAACGCGACATACAACTGTTGTTGAATGATCCGCGCGTAGGGATGGAAAGTTTGAGCGATCGCCTCAGTAAGATTGACAGAGACACTGTAATCAAACTTGTGTCTCAACGTCAGGATATCTCAGAAGCAGACGCTACTCGCGTTGTGGATCAAGTGTTATCTGTGCGTGACCAATTTACTGAACAAATACGCGCAGTACAACGCAAGGTACAAGACGCGATTAATAGTGTGTTTGATCGCATCCGCAACTACCTAAACGACCTTGAGCGTCCAGAACTTAATTATGATGGCATCAAACAAGATGTCCGCAAATTATTTGATGATCCACAGGCTGGATTTGATGCTTTGCGCGATCGCTTAGGTCATTTCAACCGCGATACTTTAGTAGCTGTAATGAGTTCCCGTGAGGATATCTCAGAAGCAGATGCTAATCGCTTAATCGACCAGATTGATCGGACGCGCAACAGTATCCTGCAACGTGCAGAACGTATGCAGCAGGAAGCGCAAAATCGTATGAAAGCTATCAAGCGCCAAGCTCAAGAACAAGCCGAAGAAACCCGCAAAGCCGCAGAAAGTGCATCTTGGTGGTTATTTGGAACAGCAGTTATTTCTGCTATTGCTTCAGCCGTTGCTGGTGCTTTAGCTGTATCTGCTGTAGTTAGTTAAAAGTTAGCTAGTTTTTAATCATAGATAGAGATGCGATCGCATCTCTATTTTTTTTCTTACAAATCACTGATGCTAGCTGGGATGGAATCTGCTAGCGATTAAAGGAATGTAATTGTAAGTTCAAAGCACAAGTGCTCGTGGCACTTATTGATAGATGGCAACGTCTTGATAAGTAACTTCTTACAAACGGTTAGCTTACTGTTTGAATGTTAGTTGTCAACATTTTAATAATGTATCTAATATGCTAAATTTTGCTAGAGTTACAACCATCTTGGGCGGCTTCTCAGTACTCATTTTTAGTATCCCAGTACTAACACAAGAGCAACCAACAACTATCTCTGTACTACCAGACACTCAGCCGAATATAACTTTTAACGTCACAACGAAAGCAGGTCAATGTCCTAAAACCGTTAGCCTGTGGAATTTATCTCGTTACTATGAAGGTGGTGTAGAACACACAGCTATTGCTGATACCTTACCAATAGCAGGCAATCCTGAGTTAATTTCATCAACCAACAAGTTTGTGCAATTCAAAGCGCCTTTGACCAAAGCTTATGAATTGTGTAATGGTTTAGCAACGTCTGAAACAAGAACATATTACAGTTTTAGGTTTCGCGATCGCCACGTTTATTTTAAGGTAAATATTAAAAATATTCCTCGATATAGCTTGGTTTCTGATCAAAAAGTTATTGAATCACGCCCTGTTGTGCGCTGGCAAGTAGCTGATTAATCTAGATTAACAGTAGTTTTAGGGTGCATTTAACGGTAATTTGACAACTAAGTAGGTCAATCTTAAGCCACAAGCTAATTGTAGGATATGACCATACATTGAGTAGTAAATAATTAAAATTTTTATCAAAGATTACTGGTTGTTTTAGTTGAATCTAGTAGTCCTCACCATTTTCAGGTGAGGACTTCATCAAGCTAAATCAAATAGTAATATCTCTCCTCCTACCTCTGTACTAATTTCCAGCTTTTCTTCGCCAGTAATAGCTACACCATCGCCTTCTGCGAGAGTATGACCGTTTAAGGTTGCGCCACCTAGTGCTATTTGTAACCAAGCGTAACGATTTGCTTTGAGATCATAAGAGATGCGATCGCCTGGTGTTAAAACAGAAGCATATAACTGCATATCTTGATGCACTTTTACAGCACCCTCACCGCCATTTCTACCAGCAATTAATCGCAATTTGCCCTGCTTTTCTTCTAGGGGAATTGATTGCTGTTCATAGCTTGGTGGTAATCCTTGCTGTTCTGGGAGAATCCAAATTTGCAGCAAATGTACTGGTTCAGTTTGGGAATGATTAAATTCACTGTGGCGGATTCCTGTTCCGGCGGTCATCCGTTGTGCATCACCTGGATAAATTACAGCGCCTGTACCTAAGCTGTCCCGATGCTCTAAAGCTCCTTCTAGTACATAAGTAATAATTTCCATATCGCGATGACCATGTGTATCGAAACCACCACTAGGTGCAACACGGTCATCATTTATTACTCGTAAAGCTCGAAATCCCATGTGTTTAGGATCATAATAATTACCGAAGGAAAAAGTATGGTAGCTATTTAACCAACCAATTTTGAAATGTCCACGCTGATCAGCTTTGCGTATTTCAATTGTTTTAACTTGACTCATGTTATTTACCTCACGGCAATTTTTTAGTTTATATAAATTTTGTTGTTTAGTCTAACAACTTTTATTTCTATAGTTAGGCACAACCAATTACTAATTCCTGTTAACCTTGGTCTATGCCTCTTTTAGCTTTATATCTTTACCTTAAAGTATATATATCTTTTATGTAAAGTACCCACTTAAAAGTTAGATACTTACCAAAAGGATACTGTAAAATTTAGTCATTGATAATTGATAATTAATATCAGAGGAACTATGAATTATTACGTTATTTACGATGGCAACTGTAATCTTTGTGTAAATCTGGTGCAGCAGTTGGAGATTTTAGATAAAGGCAACCTGTTTGAGTATCTGCCGATGCAGGATCAGGAAGCTTTAAATAACTTTGGGATTACTCAGCAAGACTGTGAAATGGGGATGATTTTGATTGATGCGAATGCACCTAGAAACCGATGGCAAGGTAGTGATGCAGCAGAAGAAATTGCACGCTTGTTACCTGTGGCTAATTTAATTGTAGATGCTTATCGGGCTGTACCTGGGTTGAAATGGTTGGGCGATCGCGCTTATGAACAAATTCGTGACAACCGATACACCTTGTTTGGCAAACGTACAACTACATATCACTCGGCTTTCCCTGTTGGGGGATGTCAAAGTGGTAGTTGTTCAATTAACAATTAAAAATTAATTTTTGTTTGCTTAAGGGTGATGAATTAGTGGTTAATTAGAGTTGTTGAACAACTCAAAAACCTGCCTACAAAAGTGCTTGAGTTTTTCACCGACTTCAGCAATAGGCTGAGATGCTCCCTCAAAACGCCACTGCTCAACTGTGGAAAGTCGCCACTGTTTACCACGATGATCAAATCCTGCTGCTTCAACACCAATAACCCGATGAGCAGCATCTAAAGGATCTTCATAAAACCGAATTTGGACTAAAATGCTGCGACTTTGGAAACGTTTACTCCATCCAGGGAAGTGAAAGCCGATATCAATTGAATCTGGATCAACAAGTTCGCGTGTATCTGGGTCATTTACCCAAGGCTTTAAATCTACCTTAGCATCGGGGAACTCAGACTTAAACAGATTGACAACGGCGGCAATCTTAGTAGCATATTCGATATTCGTAGCTTGTTCGGCTGCGTTCACGCGCAAAACTCCTGAGTTGTTTTAGCCAATTCGTTTTGCTGGTTAGGTCGAGGGATATTGGGGCTTAAATATATCAGTATGTTGCTAATTTTGCAAGTTGATCGCATCATGCTTTGGTGAGAGAAAAGTTTTCTGCTTGCTTGGGGATCGCATTGGGCGGTAAGCTCTTTGCAACTAGGAAATGTGCAGGGTTTAGAGCGTGTCAACGACGAAACATTCAATCAAAGTCGGTTCACTGGAATGGTTTTATCGGGAAGAAAACCCGATGAGTGATAATGGAAAGTTACCCGTGTTGCTACTTCACGGTTTGCCTTCTCTGAGTTACAGTTGGAGTGCGGTTATGCCTGCTTTAGCTGAGAAAGGGTTTAGAGCGATCGCACCTGATTGGATTGGTTTTGGCTTATCGGCAAAACCAGACCGTCGAGACTTTGCTTATACACCAGATGCGTTTATTAATGCTTTAGCAGAGTTTATTCAAGCTTTAGAAATTGAGCGGTTTTTCCTAGTTGTTCAAGGGTTTTTAGGCTCTGTTGGTATCCAATATGCCTTACGTCATCCCAATCAAATTGAACGCTTAACCATTTTGAATGCTCCTTTATCACCATCAGCAAAGTTACCTTGGAAGATCAAACAGCTAGGTATACCTTTAGTCGGTGAGATGCTCACACAAGACCCTCTGTTAGTTGACAGAACTTTAGAGAGTGGCAGTCGTTATCGGGTATCAGATGCCGACTTGGATGTTTATCGCCGTCCTTTCCTCAAAAGTTCTGATGCTGGGCGCAGTCTGTTTGCAACGGTGCAAAATCTGCAATTAAAGCAGTCAATGGCAGAAATCACATCCAGTTTAAACGCATGGAGTATTCCTACCCAACTTATTTGGGGTATAAAAGATCCCTGGTTGCCATTGACAGAAGCTGAATATCTTGCCAATTCTCTCAAGCAGGTGGAACTGATTAAACTGGAAGAAGGTGGGCATTATCCGCAAGATCATTGGTCAGCACAAGTTAGTGATGCACTTGTGTATTTTCTACGCCGTCAGGTAGTTTAAGCTGCCATGCGAGAAAATTTTGGTAATTTTGATAATTAGCAATGATGCTGCAATGCAGTTAGCGGGGTAGGATGTCCACTAAAATAAAACCGACAAAATAATTAACGGATTCAATAAATTAAGATGATGGCACGTTATCGATCTATTCTGGCGTTGATTCTGGCATTTGTAGCAACATTTGTAGTTAGTTGTAGTAGTCCGACAGAAGTGAAGGCGAAAACCTACACGCCTACTCAAATTGAGCAAATTGAACAGTATGCTCAAGGAATTAGTGCTTTGCGCGATCGCCTTCCCGAACTAGCAACAATGATTGAAAACCGCGACTGGAATAATGTTGAGTCTTTCATTCATGGTCCATTAGGTGACATCCGCGCTCGGATGAGTGCTTTAGCACGTCAACTTATGCCTGATGCTCAAAAAGCTGCATTAGAAACCGCTAAAGATGTGTTTGGTCACTTCATTAAGATTGATGAATCTGCACAAACAGGCAGTTATACTCAAGCTATTCGCAACTATGCAGAACTAATCAAGGATTTTGATGCGTTCTTAAATCAAATTCCCAAAGCATAGAAGTTAGCAGGTGTTTTGCATATACAGGACTTACGCAAAACATCACGCGGGCAAGATGCCCGCACTACATTTGTGATTCCTTAAATGTAGAGACGTGCCGAAGTTTTGCTATACGCGCTAGAGCTATTGGCACGTCTCTTCCCATATTTAAAATCTGCTGTATATATTAATAAAATCAAAAGCTGGCGGGGTCATAACTCCGTCAGCCACCAACTACCAAAAACTTTGACTTATGCTGATTCAAAAGATCGTCCAAGAACTTCAAGAGATCCCCGAAGACAAACTAGCAGAACTTTATGACCTAATTCACTACTTTCGACTAGGTTTAAGTCAAGAACTTACAGAACCCCGCACCCCTGGTTTATTGAAAGGACAACTTGGCGATGCTTTCTTTGAACCATTGCCAGAAGAGGAACTTCAGCAATGGGAATAAGTTACCTCATCGACACTCATATCCTGCTGTGGTGGCTATTTGACGATCCAAAACTAAATACCACTTGCCAAGAAATCATTCGCAACCCGAATCATCGCATTTTAGTTAGCAGTGTTTCCGCTTGGGAAATTGCTACCAAATACCGCATTGGTAAACTACCTGAAGCCAAAAAACTCGTTGAACAATATTCACAAATATTACATCAAGCTAAATTTATCGAACTTGCCATTACCAATGCCCATGCACTCAGGGCAGGAAGTCTAGCTATTGCCCATCGAGATCCTTTTGACCGCATGATCATGGCTCAGGCAGAACTGGAAAGTTTACCTGTCATTACCTACGACCAAGCCTTCCAGACAGGTCTAATTCAGGTAATTCCTGACCTTAAATAAAACACTGACTGTGTGACAATCCCTTCAGATCAAAAAGCTAACTGCTAATTGCTATAAATATGAGTCGAATTGTAATTATTGGATGTGGTGTAGTTGGCGCGGCGATCGCATACGAACTTAGTTTAGTTCCAAATTTATCAATTACAGTTATCGATCAACAACCACCCGCACAGGGGGCAACTGGTGCTGCGCTAGGTGTTTTGATGGGTGTTATTAGTCATAAAGTTAAAGGTAATGCGTGGCGGATGCGGCAATCCAGCATTCAACGCTATGAAAGTTTAATTCCAGAATTAGAAGCAATTACAGGATATAAAATTCCATTTAATCGCCAAGGTATTCTTAAGCTGTGTTTTGAAGGAGAAGATTTAACAAAGTGGGAGAAACTAATAGAAATTCGTCAATCTCAAGGCTGGGATTTAGAAATTTGGGATAGTTCGCAATTACTATTAAACTGTCCGCAACTTAGTAGTAACAACATTATTGCAGGTGTTTATTCTCCTCAAGATCGACAACTTGATCCAACTGCGCTGACAAATGCTTTGGTTGAGGCTGCTAAATATAATGGTGTTAACTTTCAATTTGGTGTGAAAGTTGATAATTTTAAATCGTGCAAGTCAGAAAATTTAGATATTGATGTTTGTCGAGAGATTCAAACAACAACAGGAAAGTTAACTGCTGATTGGTTTGTAGTAGCAGCAGGTTTGGGTTCAACACCTCTAACAGCATCTTTACAACAAGCTGTTGATATTCGACCTGTTTTAGGACAAGCTTTACATTTGCGTATAAAAAACCCTTTGGGTGATGCTAATTTTCAGCCTGTAATTACGGGTAATGATGTCCACATTGTACCGTTAAGTAATGAGGAATATTGGGTAGGGGCGACAGTAGAGTTTTCCTCTAATCACAGTGATATTGTGCCTGATGCAGCATTATTAGAGCAAGTTATGCAACAGGCGATCGCATTTTGTCCAGACTTAGCAGAAGCTACAGTACTTAAATCCTGGTCTGGTTTACGTCCCCGTCCAGAAGCACGTCCTGCACCTGTTATTGGTCATCTCCCTAGTTATAGCAACGTTCTTTTAGCAACTGGTCACTATCGCAATGGTGTATTGCTTGCACCAGCAACCGCTCAAGCTATTCGTGAGGCTATCTTAAGTAGTTAAGAAATTATTTGGGAACACAGCAATAGCGTATTAGTTGATCATCAATATACATCCTGCATAAGTCAAATTTTAGATAATTAACCACAGATGCACACAGATAAACACAGATGTAATAACTGATTTGTGCAAGAGGTCTAATATACATCCTGCATAAGTCTAGAAATTGTGTCTTTTATCTGCGTTTATCTGCGGTTAATTTAAACTGTGAAGCGCAACATACAATTATCCAGTTATTAATTAAGCACCAACAGTTATATCCAGAATACTCACTAAAAAAGCCCACTTATCTGCAATCTCTTCAATAATTTTAGCTGTGGGCTTCCCTGCACCATGTCCCGCTTTAGTTTCAATTCTAATTAACACAGGTTGCTCACCTTTATGCGCCTCTTGCAAAGCTGCTGCAAACTTAAAACTATGAGCAGGAACTACGCGATCGTCATGATCGGCAGTGGTAATTAATGTAGCTGGATAAGATGTTCCAGGCTTAAGATTGTGCAGGGGTGAATAAGCATATAACGCTTGAAATTCTTCTGGATGATCGGGAGAACCATAATCTGAAGTCCAAGCCCAACCAATTGTAAACTTATGAAAGCGCAACATATCCATTACACCCACAGCCGGAAGCGCAGCAGCAAATAAATCAGGGCGTTGCGTCATACACGCACCTACTAATAAACCGCCATTACTACCGCCACTAATAGCAAGTTTTGCAGGGGATGTGTAATTATTAGCAATTAGCCACTCTGCTGCTGCAATAAAATCATCAAAGACATTCTGTTTATTTAACTTAGTTCCTGCTTGATGCCATTCTTCTCCATACTCTCCGCCACCGCGTAGGTTGGGAACTGCATAAACGCCACCCATTTCCATCCACACGATCACGCCCACAGAAAAACTAGGTGTCAATGAAACATTAAAACCACCATATCCATATAGATAAGTTGGGTTATTTCCATTTAGTTGCAAACCTTTTTTGTGGGTAATAAACATTGGCACTTGAGTACCATCTTTACTACTGTAAAAAACCTGCTTTGTTTCGTAATCTTCTGGATTAAAATCAACTTGTGGCTGTCTAAATACTGTACTTTCCCCTGTCGTCATGTCGTAGCGATAAATAGTCGCGGGAGTAGTAAAACTCGTGAAGCTGTAAAAAGTTTCTGTATCCCAACGTTTACCGCCAAAACCACCAGCAGAGCCGATTCCTGGTAACGTAACTTCTCTAACAAACTCACCATTGAGATTAAAAATTTTGATTTGACTACGTGCATCTTTGAGGTAGTCAGCTAGTAATTGATTATTTAAAATGCCAATACTTTCAAGAGTTTCAGTTGCTTGCGGAATAATTTCTCGCCAATTTTCCTTTTGTCGGTTATTAATGTCAA contains:
- the psbQ gene encoding photosystem II protein PsbQ, encoding MARYRSILALILAFVATFVVSCSSPTEVKAKTYTPTQIEQIEQYAQGISALRDRLPELATMIENRDWNNVESFIHGPLGDIRARMSALARQLMPDAQKAALETAKDVFGHFIKIDESAQTGSYTQAIRNYAELIKDFDAFLNQIPKA
- a CDS encoding prolyl oligopeptidase family serine peptidase; this translates as MPDTTKSISYPTTQTVNQVDDYHGTKVSDPYRWLEDVDSQETKAWVEAQNQVTFDYLNQIPARSQIKQRLTQLWDYEKFSIPFKEGDRYFYFKNDGLQNQSVLYTLTSLDSEPKVLLDPNKLSEDGTVALAGIAISENGKLMAYGLSTSGSDWQEWKVRDVETQEDISDHINWIKFSGASWTKDNQGFFYSRYDQPNEATKLEDINYFQKLYYHKIGTPQSEDVLIYHRPDQKEWGFNGGVTEDGRYLIISVWQGTDPKNLVFYKDLADANSQVIELISDFEASYSFIDNDGSVFLFQTDLDAARGRAIAIDINNRQKENWREIIPQATETLESIGILNNQLLADYLKDARSQIKIFNLNGEFVREVTLPGIGSAGGFGGKRWDTETFYSFTSFTTPATIYRYDMTTGESTVFRQPQVDFNPEDYETKQVFYSSKDGTQVPMFITHKKGLQLNGNNPTYLYGYGGFNVSLTPSFSVGVIVWMEMGGVYAVPNLRGGGEYGEEWHQAGTKLNKQNVFDDFIAAAEWLIANNYTSPAKLAISGGSNGGLLVGACMTQRPDLFAAALPAVGVMDMLRFHKFTIGWAWTSDYGSPDHPEEFQALYAYSPLHNLKPGTSYPATLITTADHDDRVVPAHSFKFAAALQEAHKGEQPVLIRIETKAGHGAGKPTAKIIEEIADKWAFLVSILDITVGA
- a CDS encoding type II toxin-antitoxin system VapC family toxin, which translates into the protein MGISYLIDTHILLWWLFDDPKLNTTCQEIIRNPNHRILVSSVSAWEIATKYRIGKLPEAKKLVEQYSQILHQAKFIELAITNAHALRAGSLAIAHRDPFDRMIMAQAELESLPVITYDQAFQTGLIQVIPDLK
- a CDS encoding alpha/beta fold hydrolase; the protein is MSTTKHSIKVGSLEWFYREENPMSDNGKLPVLLLHGLPSLSYSWSAVMPALAEKGFRAIAPDWIGFGLSAKPDRRDFAYTPDAFINALAEFIQALEIERFFLVVQGFLGSVGIQYALRHPNQIERLTILNAPLSPSAKLPWKIKQLGIPLVGEMLTQDPLLVDRTLESGSRYRVSDADLDVYRRPFLKSSDAGRSLFATVQNLQLKQSMAEITSSLNAWSIPTQLIWGIKDPWLPLTEAEYLANSLKQVELIKLEEGGHYPQDHWSAQVSDALVYFLRRQVV
- a CDS encoding pirin family protein, which produces MSQVKTIEIRKADQRGHFKIGWLNSYHTFSFGNYYDPKHMGFRALRVINDDRVAPSGGFDTHGHRDMEIITYVLEGALEHRDSLGTGAVIYPGDAQRMTAGTGIRHSEFNHSQTEPVHLLQIWILPEQQGLPPSYEQQSIPLEEKQGKLRLIAGRNGGEGAVKVHQDMQLYASVLTPGDRISYDLKANRYAWLQIALGGATLNGHTLAEGDGVAITGEEKLEISTEVGGEILLFDLA
- a CDS encoding thiol-disulfide oxidoreductase DCC family protein, yielding MNYYVIYDGNCNLCVNLVQQLEILDKGNLFEYLPMQDQEALNNFGITQQDCEMGMILIDANAPRNRWQGSDAAEEIARLLPVANLIVDAYRAVPGLKWLGDRAYEQIRDNRYTLFGKRTTTYHSAFPVGGCQSGSCSINN
- a CDS encoding NAD(P)/FAD-dependent oxidoreductase, giving the protein MSRIVIIGCGVVGAAIAYELSLVPNLSITVIDQQPPAQGATGAALGVLMGVISHKVKGNAWRMRQSSIQRYESLIPELEAITGYKIPFNRQGILKLCFEGEDLTKWEKLIEIRQSQGWDLEIWDSSQLLLNCPQLSSNNIIAGVYSPQDRQLDPTALTNALVEAAKYNGVNFQFGVKVDNFKSCKSENLDIDVCREIQTTTGKLTADWFVVAAGLGSTPLTASLQQAVDIRPVLGQALHLRIKNPLGDANFQPVITGNDVHIVPLSNEEYWVGATVEFSSNHSDIVPDAALLEQVMQQAIAFCPDLAEATVLKSWSGLRPRPEARPAPVIGHLPSYSNVLLATGHYRNGVLLAPATAQAIREAILSS
- a CDS encoding RNA 2'-phosphotransferase; translated protein: MENHRLVKISKYLSKHLRHQPERIGIKISSGGWVAVDELLAACSNHSFPITYDELNKVVATNDKKRFSFDSTGKLIRANQGHSIDVDLHLQTQIPPDVLYHGTGANAVESILSTGICQMSRHHVHLSTDVATAKAVGKRHGIPVVFTVDAAGMYQDKFKFYCSDNGVWLVEQVPPEYLQKI